The Deltaproteobacteria bacterium PRO3 genomic interval AACTGTCCCGCCGTGGCCAATGCCGACCAGGCCGACCGCGACGAAGACGGCCGCGGCGACGCCTGCGAGAGCGGGACCAACCCCGGCGGCAGTATTCCTCCCGGCGCCTCCTTCGGCGGCGGCGGAGGCCTCTGCAGCCTCTCCCTGCTTGCCTCGCCGGCCGGCGCGCCCTGGTTCTACCTGGGCGGCTTCGCGACCCTGCTCGCGACCCACCGCCTGCTGAGGGGCCGCCGGAAGAAATAACCGGCCCGGAAAACTCTCTTTAAAAATCCGCCCCGAAGCTAAGCCTTCGGGGCGGATTTTTTTTGCCTTTTGCGAAGCCCACAACTATCCCCGGAATCGCCCGATAATTTTTCCAGCGAATCCCAAAGGATTCCCCGGCCTTATGCCGCAATGCGGCAAGGCCCCATAGGAGAGCTTTCCGATGCGGATCAAATCCCTTGCCTGTAGCCTATTTACCTTCGGCCTTGTCCTGGCCGCCTCCGGCGCCCGCGCCGAGGTCGACAACCGCTACTGCGTGGTCAAGTCGGCCAGCGACGATGCGGGCGATTTCAACAGCCTGCGCCGCAAGGTGGTGGAGGGCTTCAACCGCAGCGAAAACCGCATGTGCACCGAGAAGATCCGCTTCGACCGCGACCAGAACGGCGGTTCCTACATCGTCACCCTCGGCGCCACGATGGAGATCGACAACGAGAACGATCTCAACAAAGACGAGGACGGATTCAACTTCGTGATCGACGGCTCCGACGCCCTCAACGTCGAGATCCATGCCGAAAACCTCCCCGAATCGGACTGCGCCTTTCAGATCAACGCCCACAAGGTCAAGCTCTCGGGGATGAAGGTTTATGTCAAGAAATTGAAAAAAGCGGTCTGCACCGCCACGGGAGAAATGCTGGTCGACGACAGCGGCCTCACCATCATTGCCGAGGACGATCCCGACAAGGATCGCGTGGCCAACGAGGACGACAACTGCCCGGATCGGCTGAACCCCGAGCAAATCGACGGCGACAACGACAACGTCGGCGACGCCTGCGACAACTGCCCGCTGATCGCCAACGAGAACCAATCCGATTCCGACGGCAACGGCGTGGGTGACGCCTGCCAGCACGTGCCGACGCCGCTGCCGACGCCCTCCCCGACGCCTCCGCCCGCGTCGCCGACGCCGCCTCCGGCCAGCCCGACGCCGCCGCCGACCACAACTCCGGCCCCGACCGCGACGCCCGCGCCCACCGGAACGCCGGCCCCGACGGAAACCCCCATCGAGACCCCCGTGGTCAGCGCTCCGCCTTCCGACCCCAATGATTCCGACGGCGACACCGTCCCGAACGCCTCCGACAACTGTCCGACTATCGGCAACGGCGACCAGGCCGACGACGACGGCGACGGCATCGGCAACGCCTGCGATCCCAGCTCGAACGGCAGCAATCCGGGAGACAACTCCGGACCGATCGTCGACCTCGACGGCACCTCTACCGGCTGCGCCCTGCACGGCATGGGCGACATCGGCGGGGTCTTGAGCTCGCTGCTCTTCCTGGTGCCCAGCCTGGCCGGACTGGCCGCACGGCGCCGCAAGGGCTAGCCGGCCTTCGCGCGCACCCAGCTCAGCAAGTCGTTCGCGGAGATCACGCCGATCAGGCGCTCGTCCTCAACCACGAAAAGTTGGGCCCAAGACCCGCCCTTCATGGCCTCCAAAGCCTCCCAGGCGCTCTGTCCCGGTCCGATGCTGATTTTTTGAAAATCTCTATCCGTGAACTGCCCCACCCGGCCGTGAAGCCAATGTTCCCGGCTGAGACCCTCTAATTTGCCCAAGGGCAAGAAACCCACCAGGCGTCCCGCGGCCACCACGGGAAGCTGCGGGTAGACCTCGCGCCCGGCCAGCTCGCGCTGGAGCTGCTCCAGAGTGACATCGGGGTCCACCTGGACGAACTGGCGCTGCATGAGGTCGGCGACCTTGGCCGTCTCGAGCCTTTTCTTCAAGACGACCTGCTGCTCGCTCATGCTGGAGGCCTGCTTCAGGAAAAACCCGATCAGGATGTACCACAGTCCGCCGAAGGAATTGCCGGCCGCGAGGCTGAAGGCCCCGTAACCGATCAAGAGCCAACCGAAACCCCAGCCGATCTTCGCCGCGACGCGGGTCGCCCAGTCGAAGTCCTTCTTGATCGCCCAGAGAATGGAGCGAAACATCCGGCCTCCGTCGAGCGGAAAGGCCGGCACCAGGTTGAACAGGGCCAGGATCAAATTCATGAAGCCGAGATAATAGAAGATCAGCTCCAGCGCCCGGTTGACCTCGTGAATCTCCGTCAGGTGCCGCAGGTAGAAGAACAACAGGGCCAAGATCCCGCTGGCCACCGGCCCCACCGCCGACATCAGGAACTCGACGCGGGGCGACTCGGCCTCCTCCCGCATCTCGGCCACGCCGCCGAAGATGAAGAGCGTAATGCCGTCGATCGGCAGGCGGTAGTGCCGACCCACCAGGGAATGCGCCAGCTCGTGGAAGAGGATGGACAAAAAGAGCCCGATCGCCGCCACGAAGGCCATGGCCCAGTAGGCGCTCACCGGCATGCCCGGGTGATTGGCGGGAAAGTATCCGCCCGCCAAGCTGTAGGTGACCATGAAGAGGATCAGCAGCCAGCTCAAGTCGACGCGGATGGGGAATCCGAAGAGGCGGAAGATTTCGAGGCGTTTTCCGAACATGGTTCATCCTATTACGCGGCGAGTCATTTTTCCTAGGGAAATCAGCAACTTGCCATATCGGTTTTGAAATCGTACAATGGAGCCCTGGGGTGAATCATGGCGTCGGGAAACCTGGAAAAAACCGCGATCCCTCCCCTTGCGATCCTCGATCTCGAGGGCCGCGCCGACGCGCAACTCGAACCCAAGCTCAGCTCCGCCCAACTCAAGCAAATGTTCGAAGACATGGTGCGGGTCCGCGAGTTCGACACGCGCGCCATCGGCCTGCAACGCCAGGGTCGCATGGGAACCTATGCGCCGTCCACAGGACAGGAGGCGGTGCAGATCGGTTCGGCCGCCGCCCTGACGGCCGGCGATTGGGTCGCGCCCTCCTTCCGCGAGCAAGGCGTCCTGCTCAGCCGCGGCGTGAAGCCCACGACGATGTTCCTCTTCTTCATGGGCACCGAGGAAGGCAACCGGCTGCCGCGGAAATTGCGCAGCCTGCCCTACTGCGTGCCCTGCGCAAGCCAAGTCCTGCACGCGGTCGGCATCGCGATGGCCGCAAAATTCAAAAAGGACCCGGTCGCGGTGACCGCCTATTTCGGCGACGGCGCGACCAGCGAGGGCGATTTCCACGAAGGCCTGAATTTCGCCGGCGTCTACCAAACCCCCAACGTCTTTATCTGCCAGAATAACCAATGGGCGATCTCGACGCCGCGCACGATCCAGACGCGCAGCGAGACGCTGGCCGAGAAGGCGCTGGCCTACGGCTTTTCCGGGCGGCAGGTCGACGGCAACGACGTCCTCGCGGTGTACCGCGCGACCTCGGAGGCGGCGAAGCGCGCCCGGGAAGGCGGCGGGCCCACTTTGATCGAGTGCCTCACCTACCGGCTGGGGGTGCACACCACCTCCGACGACCCCAGCCGCTATCGGGACGAGGCGGAGGTCCAGGCCTGGCGGGCCAAGGATCCCCTCGACCGCTTCGAGAAATACCTGCTGCACAAGGGGGTTTTGGTCGCGGGCGATCGCGAGCGGCTCGCCGCCGAGATCGGCGAGCGGCTCAAGGCCGCGGCGGAGGAGGCCGAAGAGATCTGCCGCAATTTAAGCCCCGACGAGATGTTCACCTACATGTACGCGGACATCCCGGAATTTCTGAAACTCCAACGCGAGGACGTCCTCGCCCAGACGGTGTCGCTGGAGCCGGGCGGGAGGGCGCATGGATAAGCTCACCCTCGTCCAGGCCGTCAACCGGGCCCTGCTGATCGCGATGCAGGAGGACCCCGACGTCGTCCTGCTGGGCCAGGACATCGGCAAGGCAGGCGGGGTGTTCCGCGCCACCGAGGGCCTGCAGGAGCGCTTCGGCAAGGAGCGCGTCCTCGACACGCCGCTCGCGGAGGCCGCCATCGTGGGCTGCGCCGTCGGCATGGCGCTCTACGGAATCAAGCCGGTGGCGGAGCTGCAGTTCTCGGGCTTCGCCTACCAGGCCTTCCACCAGATCGAGCAGCACGTCTCGCGCTACCGCAACCGCACGCGCGGGGAATACCCCCTGCCGATGGTGATCCGCATGCCCTACGGCGGCGGGATCCGCGCCTTCGAGCACCACTCCGAGAGCCGCGAGGCCTATTACGCGCACACGCCGGGGCTCAAGGTCGTCATTCCTTCAACGCCGCGCGACGCGCTGGGCCTGCTGCGCGCGGCGATCCGCGATCCCGACCCGGTCATCTTCATGGAGCCGAAAAGGATCTACCGCAGCCTCAAGGAGGAAATCCCCGCCGACGCGCCGCTTGTCCCCATCGGCCGAGCCAAGCTGGTGAAGAGCGGCGAGGATCTCACCTTGATCTCCTACGGGGCCATGATGCCGGTGGCCCTCGAGGCGGCGGAGCAGCTGGGCGGCGACCATTCGATCGAGATCATCGACCTGCGCACGCTCAAGCCCCTCGACGAGGCAACCCTGGTCGCCTCGGTGCAGAAGACCGGGCGGGCGGTGGTGGTCCACGAGGCGCCGCGCGGCCTGGGCATGGGGGCGGAGATCTCCGCGCTGCTCATGGAGCGGGCCTTCCTCTCGCTGAAGGCCCCGGTGGCCCGAGTGACGGGCTACGACGTGCAGATGCCCTACTACCAGCTGGAGAACTACTACATGCCGAGCGTCGCCCGCGTGGTCCAGGCCCTGCGCGACACCCTCTCCTATTGATTTTGTTTGTATCGCGGCGGGACTTGCGAGATCCTTATCCCGTCGTATTTCTGTATCGCGAACGAGGTGTCCGATGCCGAAGGATTTTGTCTTTCCGGATCTTGGAGAAGGCGTCGCCGAGGGCGAGCTGGTCAAATGGCTCGTCAAGGAGGGCGACTCCGTGAAGGAAGACCAGGACGTCGCCGAGGTCGAGACCGACAAGGCCCTGGTCTCCATCCCCTCCCCCCACGCGGGGGTCGTTGAGAAGCTACATTTCAAGGAGGGGGACAAGATCCCGGTGGGCGCGGTGCTGATGAGTTTCCGGGACGGGCCCGCGGCCGCCGCGCCCGAGGCCAAAAAAGGCCCGGAGCCCAAGCCTGAACCAAAACCCGAGGGGATTCCAGACAAGGCGATCGTCAAGTCCTCGCCGCCTCCCGCGGGGGAGGCAAAGTCCGCCGCCTCAGGCCCGGCCGCCTCGAAATCGGCGCCCACCGCACCCGAAACCAGGCCCGCCGAGGACGCTTCTACTCCCGCGTCGCCCAAGCTGCCCGTCCTCGCCACCCCCTTCACGCGAAAACTGGCCCGCGAGCTGGGCGTCGACATCGAGCAAGTCCGCGGCAGCGGCGAGAACGGCCGGGTGACCGAAGAGGACGTGCGGCGCGCCGCCGCGCCGGGCGCGCCCGCCGCCAAGCCGAGCCCCCTCCCCGCCGCCAAAGCGGCCCCCGCGCCGGCACCATCGGCCGCTCCGGAGACGGCCGCGGCAGATTTCGAAAAATACGGCCCCGTCCAGCGCATCCCGATCAAAGGGATCCGCCGAAAGATCAGCGAGCACATGCTGACCGCAGCCCATCAAACCGTCATGGTTACCCACATCGACGAGGCCGAGGTCGACGCCTTGATGCAACTGCGCCAAGAGAAGAAAAAATACGCCGAGGAGCGCGGCGTCAAGCTGACGCTGCTCCCTTTCCTGATGAAGGCCTGCGTGATAGCGCTGAAAAACTACCCCTACCTCAACGCCAGTCTGAGCGGCGACGAGATCGTCTTGAAGGATTACTTTCACTTCGGCTTCGCGGTCGATACCGACGCGGGCCTGATGGTGCCGGTGATCCGCGACGTCGACCAGAAGAGCATCATGCGCCTGGCCACCGAGCTTGTCGACTTGAGCGAGCAGGCCCGCAAGCGCAGCATCCCG includes:
- a CDS encoding CBS domain-containing protein produces the protein MFGKRLEIFRLFGFPIRVDLSWLLILFMVTYSLAGGYFPANHPGMPVSAYWAMAFVAAIGLFLSILFHELAHSLVGRHYRLPIDGITLFIFGGVAEMREEAESPRVEFLMSAVGPVASGILALLFFYLRHLTEIHEVNRALELIFYYLGFMNLILALFNLVPAFPLDGGRMFRSILWAIKKDFDWATRVAAKIGWGFGWLLIGYGAFSLAAGNSFGGLWYILIGFFLKQASSMSEQQVVLKKRLETAKVADLMQRQFVQVDPDVTLEQLQRELAGREVYPQLPVVAAGRLVGFLPLGKLEGLSREHWLHGRVGQFTDRDFQKISIGPGQSAWEALEAMKGGSWAQLFVVEDERLIGVISANDLLSWVRAKAG
- the pdhA gene encoding pyruvate dehydrogenase (acetyl-transferring) E1 component subunit alpha, whose translation is MASGNLEKTAIPPLAILDLEGRADAQLEPKLSSAQLKQMFEDMVRVREFDTRAIGLQRQGRMGTYAPSTGQEAVQIGSAAALTAGDWVAPSFREQGVLLSRGVKPTTMFLFFMGTEEGNRLPRKLRSLPYCVPCASQVLHAVGIAMAAKFKKDPVAVTAYFGDGATSEGDFHEGLNFAGVYQTPNVFICQNNQWAISTPRTIQTRSETLAEKALAYGFSGRQVDGNDVLAVYRATSEAAKRAREGGGPTLIECLTYRLGVHTTSDDPSRYRDEAEVQAWRAKDPLDRFEKYLLHKGVLVAGDRERLAAEIGERLKAAAEEAEEICRNLSPDEMFTYMYADIPEFLKLQREDVLAQTVSLEPGGRAHG
- a CDS encoding alpha-ketoacid dehydrogenase subunit beta — translated: MDKLTLVQAVNRALLIAMQEDPDVVLLGQDIGKAGGVFRATEGLQERFGKERVLDTPLAEAAIVGCAVGMALYGIKPVAELQFSGFAYQAFHQIEQHVSRYRNRTRGEYPLPMVIRMPYGGGIRAFEHHSESREAYYAHTPGLKVVIPSTPRDALGLLRAAIRDPDPVIFMEPKRIYRSLKEEIPADAPLVPIGRAKLVKSGEDLTLISYGAMMPVALEAAEQLGGDHSIEIIDLRTLKPLDEATLVASVQKTGRAVVVHEAPRGLGMGAEISALLMERAFLSLKAPVARVTGYDVQMPYYQLENYYMPSVARVVQALRDTLSY
- a CDS encoding 2-oxo acid dehydrogenase subunit E2, whose product is MPKDFVFPDLGEGVAEGELVKWLVKEGDSVKEDQDVAEVETDKALVSIPSPHAGVVEKLHFKEGDKIPVGAVLMSFRDGPAAAAPEAKKGPEPKPEPKPEGIPDKAIVKSSPPPAGEAKSAASGPAASKSAPTAPETRPAEDASTPASPKLPVLATPFTRKLARELGVDIEQVRGSGENGRVTEEDVRRAAAPGAPAAKPSPLPAAKAAPAPAPSAAPETAAADFEKYGPVQRIPIKGIRRKISEHMLTAAHQTVMVTHIDEAEVDALMQLRQEKKKYAEERGVKLTLLPFLMKACVIALKNYPYLNASLSGDEIVLKDYFHFGFAVDTDAGLMVPVIRDVDQKSIMRLATELVDLSEQARKRSIPLEALKGHSFSITNIGSIGGRAFTPILHYPDSAILGLGRTYQKPVVRGGEIKVSSVLPLCLTFDHRVTDGATAARFTNEVIKYLSDPDLLLLDDGD